Part of the Pseudomonadota bacterium genome, CTCCGCCAGCGCCTGATCTCAGCGTGGTTTCCCGAGAGGAGGACGGCGGGGACCGTCTCGCCCCGGAAGGTCTCGGGCCTTGTGTACTGGGGGTATTCGAGCAACCCCGCCTCGAACGACTCGTCGTTTGGCGACTCCTCGTTCCCCAGCACGCCCGGCACGAGCCTCACCACTGCGTCCACGAGCACCATCGCAGCGATCTCTCCGCCCGAGAGGACGTAATCTCCGACCGATATCTCGCGGTCCGCGACGAGCTCTCTTGCGCGCTCGTCGATCCCCTCGTATCGGCCGCAGGTGAGCACGATCTGGTCGAGCGAGCTGAGCTCCTTTGCGAGGGGCTGAGTGAGGGGCTCGCCCTGCGGCGTGAGCAGTATCCTCGAGCACCTGCCCTCCCTCGGCACCGCCTCCACCGCCTCCACGAGCGGGCCGGCGATCATCACCATGCCCGCGCCGCCGCCGTATGGGGTGTCGTCCACGCTGCGGTGGCGGTCCTTCGCGTGGTCGCGGATGTCGTGGAGAAAAAACTCCACGAGCCCCTTCTCGCGGGCGCGCCTGATGATCGTCTCGCCGAGGACGCTATCGAACATGTTCGGGAATATTGTGACTATGTCGAATCGCATAAATACCGTGACTCGTGACTCGTTACTCGTTACTCGTTACTCGTTAC contains:
- the trmD gene encoding tRNA (guanosine(37)-N1)-methyltransferase TrmD; translated protein: MRFDIVTIFPNMFDSVLGETIIRRAREKGLVEFFLHDIRDHAKDRHRSVDDTPYGGGAGMVMIAGPLVEAVEAVPREGRCSRILLTPQGEPLTQPLAKELSSLDQIVLTCGRYEGIDERARELVADREISVGDYVLSGGEIAAMVLVDAVVRLVPGVLGNEESPNDESFEAGLLEYPQYTRPETFRGETVPAVLLSGNHAEIRRWRRLEALRRTRERRPDLFEKIELSDEDQEGLALIDSEGVPRAGKSESRG